The Haematobia irritans isolate KBUSLIRL chromosome 1, ASM5000362v1, whole genome shotgun sequence DNA segment tggttgttggtaggcattaaaatggatcgattcagcccttctccgtaattggaagttgcttttcatttacagtcataccgtacattgttcaaatgaataacgcaatggaaactaatttgcgtaaaaacttgtttagttacaaaaatgtgaagtgttttaaaaaattaagtttagccggagtcggagtcgagcaaaatggtTGCGACTCAAGCAAAATCTTTTCCAATTGATAACTGTTAAAAAAAAcacccagcaaaatcttcagactccaacTCCAAGTGtctgactccacagccctggttaaaaCTACGGAAATGATTGGTACCTTAGTAAATAATTGAGTTTACGAATATTATACATATTAGTGAGTAATTTACCCTCATTTTACCGCCTAGAAGTATGCAAcgttttttctatattaaataaacCGAGTTGATCTcctgaatattaaattttgaaacggcggttttcaatgaaatagagataaaatgaatTTTAGGTTAATGAGGcactaaattgaaaaaattatttctgaattctatataaaacttttttaaaaacgaGTGTGACACTTTTCGTCTCACTTGTTAGAAATCCTCTACGATAACCATTGTAGTGTCCATTTAGACAACCTTTTCATAAACTCATATTAACTGATCTCCTTTAAAAATGTCAATGTAAAGTCGTACAGTAAGACCTCTCAGAAGTGGTCACTCACGGtcccctaaattttgtccacttatgagaggttaCTTTTAATGTGAAAATATGATATATAGTGTGGTATATATCACtaaaattatcaatttttgaGAGGTGACTGGAATTCAGAGTGTGCACTTGtgggaggtttcactgtagtaTTCTACTTACCACTGGCACTATGGTGGGTTGACCatttgttgaaaaagcattGGCCGAATAATGCATAACACTGCCATAATCATAAGGGACGCCAAATGCTATAGTCTTCGAAGCTCTTTCAAAATTCGATGTAGCACTGGGTTGTATATTCTGATATTGAATGCTCACGTACGAATCACGTTCTTCACGATTTTGTTCATGCAAGAAACCCAAAGCATGCATCAATTCATGTATGGTAGTTCCCGGTTTGGTTAAACATCCTGGGGATTGAAGATTAACTTCCTGCTTACCACCCACACGACCAACCGAAGACCAACATCCAGAATTACCACTAACAATGGAAATGTAATCCTGTTCCGAGGAACGTGGTACAAAACGAATACAGGTACGACGATGATACTCCTGAATGGCATGTTCAATAATGGACATATCTTGGGCATTGAAATTACCACGAATTTCATATGGAACAATGCCCTGAGGCCAACGCGAACTTTGGGTGGTAAGGCCGTTTTTCATAATCACACCTTGCTTGGGTACTAAAATATCGCCCTCCAAATATGTGCCCAATTCTTCAGGATTAACCGAAGAAGATTCTGCTGTATAGTTTGCTACCAATTGGGCGGTATTTTCATTATCTGGTTCACCAAACAAAGCCATGCCATAGAAACTCAAATCAATGACATCCTTTGACGGAGGTTGACGAGGTGGGGCTTCCAAAGAATTGGCACTAACTACAACAACATCCTCATCTTCACCATTTGGGAATGCCAAAGGGCTTCCCATGGTTAGGGCCACCATCAATGCCATAGAAATGAATACTGGAGTTATTTTAAACATGATGTGGACTTCAAGCGGACTTTCCAATGCTAATGCTAGTTTAAGTTAAGGTAACTATGCTTCTGTTGTCTTCAAACAATTTCGGAAGTATTTATATGAACTCAGTATGGTGCCATGTCCATATGGCACAGACGTCACACACTCAGCGAATTTGCCCTTTTCCCTTATGTGCAATCTATTACACAGGTGTTTTTATTTGGCCCCTGAGCGGCAAAGTTCAAACGTTTATCTTTCATAATTAACATAACAATCATTACATGTTTGAGAACTTCCTTTCTATGCTAAATTTAATcgttttccaattttaatggaatctaattaaaattatttattgtattcctATATCGGGCTGTATTTTTTTGGATGTTTATAATATACGATTTTCCCACGGCCGAGCCATTTTCGTCTTTGACTTTTGCCAAAAAGAGTACTCGTATCTCCACGGAGTTTTCAAGTTTCTCCATAATTGAAAGTAATGGGtaagcaaatattttattgtcattaaacaataattctatatatctaacaaaaaataattcggATGATTttcgaatacaaattttaaaggtAGTTGAAGGAATTTTgtcttatgctatggtcacactggccaaatatttgacagaaatcaaaaaagaatccgtcgccacagccaaaccagctaGCATTttaagctcatattggatatataacatcatggtaggagtattttccaaaaacggtattcagatgtttggaaaatggttctgggaaaatgtttgacactcactttggtcaaatatttgcctagtgtgaccatagctttATGTAATGATAAAAGTTTTGTCTCAGTAGaattcttttgacaaaattttctatagaaataaaattttgacaaaattttctatataaatacaattttgacaaaattttctatagaaatacaattttgacaaaattttctatagaaataaaatgttgacaaaatttactatagaaataaaattttcgttttgtttgttattgttggtttactcttcaatcattattgttgttttggatttcagcttaaaaccatgcattgactaaactacaagtgtagtttaaccaacagaggaaaagtgtgtttgtcaaatttatttgggcacagccctatagactgcaagatggttcgatgtacagctgtttcggaattaccacattcctcatcagcatcatagaccaattaaatataAGACATCTCAAATGGATTCACAGCACtgcagtttgtctgcacaccgtagagggctctttttAGTCTGCGAatgagtaattttttaatttagctttATTATACCttccgccataggatggggatacccccctttgtcattccgtttgtagcacatcgaaatattgctgtaagaccccataaagtatataaatattctgggtcgtggtgaaactctgagtcgatctgagcatgtccgtccgtccgtccgtccgtctgttgaaatcacgctaacttccgaacgaaacaagctacttggcataagtagttgttattgatgtaggtcggatggtattgcaaataggccatatcggttcacttttacgtatagcccccatataaacctatcccacgatttggcttgcggagcctctaagagaagcaaattacatccaatccggctgaaatttggtacatggtgttagtttatggtctctaacaaccatgcaaaaattggtccacatcgctccataattatatataacccccatataaaccgatcgccagatttgacctccggagccccttggaagagcgaaattcatccgattcggttgaaatttggtacgtgatgttagtatatggtatccaacaaccctgcaggaattggttcatatcagtccataattatatatagctcccatataacccgatccccagatttgacctccggtgccttttggagaaccaaattcatccgagctggttgaaatttggtacgtggtggtagtatatgatatttaacaaccagtccataattatatatagctcccatataaaccgatcccgagatttggttttggagcctcttggaggagcaaatttcatccgagtcagttgaaatttagtacattgtgctagtatatggccgttaacaaccatgcctaactaggtccatatcggtctatagttatatatagccttcagataaatcgatccccaatcacacaaaaattggtccatatcaagttcataattgtatatagcccccatataagcgacacccatatttcaattctggctctctacgtatcgtgcaaaaagtccatatcgattcgtaattatttatagacttacctatacataatttttttgtctaatatataccacgtaacaTATAGGCGAGCATGAACGTCATTACACATTAtgttgaaaccacttagagaaaatattatcacaattttttcaattaaaattttaatcgaattctaaaaaaaagcaattaaaaatttaattggttcaaaaaattttttaaatgaaacaaacatcaatcacagaaattaatagtatcaattacattttaaattgaatcatttacttttttaattgacgttggtgattgatgctatcatttctgtgattgaagaaatttcaattaaaaattgattggatcaatttcgtgattgaagataaaaatatatttttttctgtaaacattcagaaatgtcatcaccctacgggaaatgaatCAACCACAGGACTAGTCCGTGGTGTGcatggaccagtcctagttctggtcaagacatatggaagggaccggtcactgtaacatgggtttgtcattgacgggataaatttacactttaggacacgtcttggactcgttCCTTAGGACACGTTCTGGGacattttagtagtagcactccatagacaggtcctcatgaaccactctctgacaaactcttaggaatctgtttcagtttgtctatccgaatcgcaccagaaatgaaaaacttttgaaatatattgaagaataggttattctggtaattctacttcactaaatgtgtagatccaataagatttttatatcaagcgagtatgaaaatcattaaattatgactatttaaaaactgcgacaaaatggatcaccggtaccagtcctgtgataggtccttCAGTGGCAATGTGCACCAATTTCCTTCCCATAGGGGAAGTGGCAATGTGTTACTGAAGTCCAAACTATGAAATAATCTTTAAcgagtgaaaaaaataattatgtctacaaaaattttcttaaatttgtcgaagaatataaaattgtttttttttgtgaaatcggcgtgacatttgtgtttgttgtacaatttagttgaaatgttcaaaaattaaccaaacttctctttcctggtgggttcaccgaGTGTATCGGAGAACTTTCAGTTTTCTTCtctataaatttcaagtaaatcggagtttagtttttttcactgtacttaaagaaAAGTtgggcaaaggggaggttctTCTCCCCggccaaatttcgaaaaataaagtgGCGGATCcttgtctacactgaaaaaaatattgacctaatatggaagattatgcaacttaaattttaggactcgaaatttacgcaatgttattgacaaaattctttaaaataatgaaattttaattaaaagaatgtttattttgccaaagacaccatgtgtatatcttgtctccttctgggtgttgcaaacatatgcactaacttataataccctgttccacagtgtggcgcagggtataaaaagcgaccCTCTGTctgattttttgtaaaaatttggaaatgggTCTTAAGttttccgatttgcttgaaattttcagagaaagtTGGCGGAGgcctctacactcaaaaaaaaagtttacttggatccaaaggttgaaatcggttcagatttagatatagctcccatatatatgtttttctgacttcgacaaaaatggtcaaaatactaacattttccttgtaaaatcgccactgcttagtcgcaaagttgtaaatgac contains these protein-coding regions:
- the LOC142231876 gene encoding hatching enzyme 1.2-like → MFKITPVFISMALMVALTMGSPLAFPNGEDEDVVVVSANSLEAPPRQPPSKDVIDLSFYGMALFGEPDNENTAQLVANYTAESSSVNPEELGTYLEGDILVPKQGVIMKNGLTTQSSRWPQGIVPYEIRGNFNAQDMSIIEHAIQEYHRRTCIRFVPRSSEQDYISIVSGNSGCWSSVGRVGGKQEVNLQSPGCLTKPGTTIHELMHALGFLHEQNREERDSYVSIQYQNIQPSATSNFERASKTIAFGVPYDYGSVMHYSANAFSTNGQPTIVPVRSMGSSKMGQRDGFSDMDVEKLNQMYDCGYNSGSETVPAPIPAPAVPAPSAGTENAVDNSLINSFVSGIMTGMGFGDDPMA